One Paraburkholderia kururiensis DNA window includes the following coding sequences:
- the nuoG gene encoding NADH-quinone oxidoreductase subunit NuoG: protein MVELEIDGKKVEVPEGSMVIQAAHKVDTYIPHFCYHKKLSIAANCRMCLVEVEKMPKAVPACATPVSPGMVVRTTSDKAVKAQQSVMEFLLINHPLDCPICDQGGECQLQDLAVGYGKSSSRYSEEKRVVFHKNVGPLISMEEMTRCIHCTRCVRFGQEVAGVMELGMLGRGEHSEITSFVGKTVDSELSGNMIDLCPVGALTSKPFRYSARTWELSRRKSVSPHDSVGANLVVQVKNNRVMRVLPLENEAINECWISDKDRFSYEGLNSDDRLTRPMVKQGGQWIETDWQTALEYVVKGLKGIAADHGANALAALASPHSTVEELYLLKQLANAVGTPNVDFRLRQSDFSAPLAGAPWLGTKIADLPTLDSAFVIGSFLRRDHPLLAARLRQAAKGGAKLTLLQATNDDSLIPTAQRIVAAPSAWLDELAGIAAAVGQARGVSVPEAFAGAQPSEAAKQVAASLATGERRLVLLGNGAVQHPEFARLHAAAQWIAENTGATLGFLTEAANTVGAYLVGALPGEGGLNAREAFEQPRKGYVLLNVEPEFDTANPAVALSALNQAEMVVVLSPFRTGAEYADVLLPIAPFTETSGTFVNAEATVQSFNGVVRPLGDARPAWKVLRVLGSLLGKPGFEFDTSEEVRTAALGDGDLTSRLSNKANGAIARAAGGSAKPANGGFERVSDVPIYHADPLVRRAPSLHLTMAAKVAGTVGLPAALFDQLGLKDGDAVRVRQGDRSVQAPAVRDANLAQTVVRVPAATPAGAALGSLFGELLVEKA from the coding sequence ATGGTTGAACTCGAAATAGACGGCAAGAAGGTCGAGGTGCCTGAAGGCAGCATGGTGATCCAGGCTGCGCACAAGGTCGATACCTACATTCCTCACTTCTGCTATCACAAGAAGCTGTCGATTGCGGCCAATTGCCGGATGTGTCTCGTCGAAGTCGAGAAGATGCCGAAGGCCGTGCCCGCATGCGCGACGCCGGTGTCGCCCGGCATGGTCGTGCGCACCACCTCCGACAAGGCCGTGAAGGCCCAGCAGTCGGTGATGGAATTTCTGCTCATCAACCACCCGCTCGACTGCCCGATCTGCGATCAGGGCGGCGAATGCCAGTTGCAGGATCTCGCGGTGGGCTACGGCAAGTCGTCGTCGCGCTACAGCGAAGAAAAGCGCGTGGTGTTCCACAAGAACGTCGGCCCGCTGATCTCCATGGAAGAGATGACGCGCTGCATTCACTGCACGCGTTGTGTCCGCTTCGGCCAGGAAGTTGCCGGCGTGATGGAACTCGGCATGCTGGGCCGCGGCGAGCATTCGGAAATCACGTCGTTCGTCGGCAAGACCGTGGATTCGGAACTGTCGGGCAACATGATCGACCTGTGTCCGGTCGGTGCGCTCACGAGCAAGCCGTTCCGCTACAGCGCCCGCACGTGGGAACTGTCGCGCCGCAAGTCGGTGAGCCCGCACGATTCCGTCGGTGCGAACCTCGTGGTGCAGGTGAAGAACAACCGGGTCATGCGCGTGTTGCCGCTCGAAAACGAAGCGATCAACGAGTGCTGGATTTCGGACAAGGACCGCTTCTCGTACGAAGGCCTCAACAGCGACGACCGCCTTACGCGCCCGATGGTGAAGCAAGGCGGCCAGTGGATCGAGACGGACTGGCAGACGGCGCTCGAGTACGTGGTGAAGGGCCTGAAGGGCATCGCTGCCGACCATGGCGCGAATGCACTCGCCGCGCTCGCGAGCCCGCACAGCACGGTTGAAGAGCTTTATCTGCTGAAGCAACTGGCCAACGCCGTCGGTACGCCGAACGTCGACTTCCGCCTGCGTCAGTCGGATTTCTCGGCCCCGCTCGCCGGCGCACCGTGGCTCGGCACGAAGATCGCGGACCTTCCGACGCTCGACTCGGCTTTCGTGATCGGTTCGTTCCTGCGCCGCGATCATCCGCTCCTCGCCGCGCGTCTGCGCCAGGCCGCCAAGGGCGGCGCAAAGCTCACGCTGTTGCAGGCCACGAACGACGACTCGCTCATTCCGACCGCACAGCGCATCGTGGCCGCACCGTCGGCATGGCTCGACGAACTCGCTGGCATCGCCGCGGCCGTGGGTCAAGCGCGCGGCGTGAGCGTGCCCGAGGCGTTCGCGGGCGCTCAGCCGTCGGAGGCGGCGAAGCAGGTTGCGGCGTCGCTCGCAACCGGCGAACGCCGGCTCGTGCTGCTCGGCAACGGCGCCGTGCAGCATCCCGAATTTGCGCGTCTGCACGCAGCAGCGCAATGGATCGCGGAAAACACCGGCGCCACGCTCGGCTTCCTTACCGAGGCGGCGAATACGGTGGGCGCGTATCTGGTCGGCGCACTGCCGGGCGAGGGCGGCCTGAATGCGCGTGAAGCATTCGAGCAACCGCGCAAGGGCTATGTGCTGCTCAACGTCGAGCCCGAATTCGATACCGCCAATCCGGCAGTCGCACTCTCTGCGCTGAATCAGGCCGAGATGGTCGTCGTGCTGTCGCCGTTCAGGACCGGCGCCGAATATGCCGACGTGCTGCTGCCGATCGCGCCGTTCACCGAAACGTCCGGCACGTTCGTCAACGCCGAGGCTACCGTTCAGTCGTTCAACGGTGTGGTGCGTCCGCTCGGCGACGCGCGTCCGGCCTGGAAGGTGCTGCGCGTGCTTGGCAGCCTGCTCGGCAAGCCGGGCTTCGAATTCGATACGTCCGAAGAAGTGCGCACGGCCGCGCTGGGCGACGGCGACCTCACGTCGCGTCTGTCGAACAAGGCGAACGGCGCCATCGCGCGTGCTGCAGGCGGTTCGGCGAAGCCGGCCAACGGCGGCTTCGAGCGCGTCTCCGATGTGCCGATCTACCACGCCGACCCGCTCGTGCGTCGTGCGCCGTCGCTGCATCTGACGATGGCGGCCAAGGTTGCCGGCACGGTGGGCCTGCCTGCTGCGCTGTTCGATCAGCTGGGTTTGAAGGACGGCGACGCGGTGCGCGTGCGCCAGGGCGATCGCTCGGTGCAGGCACCGGCGGTGCGCGACGCGAATCTTGCGCAGACGGTGGTGCGCGTGCCGGCGGCGACGCCCGCCGGTGCGGCGCTGGGCAGCCTGTTCGGTGAACTGCTGGTGGAGAAGGCGTAA
- the nuoH gene encoding NADH-quinone oxidoreductase subunit NuoH: MSLFDTINAGGSQLLGVAWPTVWALVRILVVAVVILLCVAYLILWERKLIGWMHVRLGPNRVGPAGLLQPIADVLKLLLKEVIQPAQASRWTYLIAPIMTVVPAFAVWAVIPFQAGAVLGNINAGLLYAIAISSIGVYGVILAGWASNSKYAFLGAMRAAAQMVSYEIAMGFALVVVLMTAGSLNLSDIVNSQERGFFADHGIALLSWNWLPLLPMFVVYFISGIAETNRHPFDVVEGESEIVAGHMIDYSGMAFALFFLAEYINMIVISALASTLFLGGWSAPFGFLSFIPGVFWLVLKVFFLLSVFIWARATFPRYRYDQIMRLGWKVFIPVCCVWLVVVGFWIMSPLNIWK; the protein is encoded by the coding sequence ATGAGCTTGTTCGATACGATCAACGCAGGCGGCAGCCAGTTGCTGGGTGTGGCGTGGCCCACGGTGTGGGCGCTCGTGCGCATCCTCGTCGTGGCGGTGGTGATCCTGCTGTGCGTCGCGTACCTGATCCTCTGGGAGCGCAAGCTCATCGGCTGGATGCACGTGCGTCTTGGCCCGAATCGCGTGGGTCCCGCGGGTCTTCTGCAGCCTATCGCGGACGTGCTGAAGCTGCTGCTGAAAGAAGTCATTCAACCCGCGCAGGCAAGCCGCTGGACCTATCTGATCGCGCCGATCATGACCGTGGTGCCGGCGTTCGCCGTGTGGGCCGTGATTCCGTTCCAGGCGGGCGCGGTGCTCGGCAACATCAACGCGGGTCTGCTGTACGCGATCGCGATCTCGTCGATCGGCGTCTACGGCGTGATTCTGGCGGGCTGGGCGTCCAACTCGAAGTACGCGTTCCTCGGCGCCATGCGCGCCGCGGCGCAGATGGTCTCGTACGAAATCGCCATGGGCTTCGCGCTCGTGGTCGTATTGATGACGGCGGGCAGCCTCAACCTCTCGGACATCGTGAACTCGCAGGAACGCGGTTTCTTCGCTGACCACGGCATTGCGCTGCTCTCGTGGAACTGGCTGCCGCTGCTGCCGATGTTCGTCGTGTACTTCATCTCGGGCATCGCCGAAACGAACCGCCACCCGTTCGACGTGGTGGAAGGGGAGTCGGAAATCGTCGCGGGCCACATGATCGACTACTCGGGTATGGCGTTCGCGCTGTTCTTCCTCGCCGAGTACATCAACATGATCGTGATCTCGGCGCTGGCTTCGACGCTGTTCCTCGGCGGCTGGAGCGCACCGTTCGGCTTCCTGTCGTTCATCCCGGGCGTGTTCTGGCTGGTGCTGAAAGTCTTTTTCCTGCTGTCGGTATTCATCTGGGCACGTGCCACGTTCCCGCGCTACCGCTACGACCAGATCATGCGTCTCGGCTGGAAGGTGTTCATTCCGGTGTGCTGTGTCTGGCTGGTGGTGGTCGGCTTCTGGATCATGTCGCCGCTGAATATCTGGAAATAA
- the nuoI gene encoding NADH-quinone oxidoreductase subunit NuoI produces MTAIQNFFKTFFLTELLKGLALTGRYTFRRKFTVQFPEEKTPISPRFRGLHALRRYENGEERCIACKLCEAVCPALAITIESETRADNTRRTTRYDIDLTKCIFCGFCEESCPVDSIVETHILEYHGEKRGDLYFTKDMLLAVGDRYEAQIAANKAADAPYR; encoded by the coding sequence ATGACCGCAATCCAAAACTTCTTCAAGACCTTCTTTCTCACCGAGCTGCTCAAGGGCCTCGCGCTGACGGGACGCTATACGTTCCGGCGCAAGTTCACGGTGCAGTTCCCCGAGGAAAAGACGCCTATTTCGCCGCGCTTTCGCGGGCTGCACGCGCTGCGCCGCTACGAGAACGGCGAAGAGCGCTGCATCGCGTGCAAGTTGTGCGAAGCGGTGTGTCCGGCGCTCGCCATCACGATCGAGTCGGAAACGCGCGCGGACAACACGCGCCGCACGACGCGCTACGACATCGATCTGACCAAGTGCATTTTCTGTGGCTTCTGCGAAGAGAGCTGCCCCGTCGATTCGATCGTCGAGACGCACATCCTCGAATATCACGGCGAGAAGCGCGGCGACCTGTATTTCACGAAGGACATGCTGCTGGCCGTGGGCGATCGCTATGAAGCACAGATCGCGGCAAACAAGGCAGCGGACGCGCCGTACCGTTGA
- a CDS encoding NADH-quinone oxidoreductase subunit J → MEFTTVLFYIFALLLTVSGLKVITSRNPVASALFLVLAFFNAAAIWMLLEAEFLAILLVLVYVGAVMVLFLFVVMMLDINLDVLRRDFRRFVPMATVVGAIIVIETALILWHGYGATTTPVRDTAAAAALGSMPNTRLIGRVIYSEYIFAFEVAGLVLLVAIIAAIALTARHLKTRKRQVVSEQVHVRREDRVRLVKMPAEKVAPEAVAGETAPGSNS, encoded by the coding sequence ATGGAATTCACGACCGTACTGTTCTACATCTTCGCGCTGCTCCTGACGGTGTCAGGGCTGAAGGTGATCACCTCGCGCAACCCGGTGGCGTCCGCGCTGTTCCTCGTGCTCGCGTTCTTCAACGCGGCCGCGATCTGGATGCTGCTCGAGGCCGAATTCCTCGCCATCCTGCTCGTGCTGGTCTACGTGGGCGCGGTGATGGTGCTGTTCCTGTTCGTCGTGATGATGCTGGACATCAATCTCGACGTGCTGCGGCGCGACTTCCGGCGCTTCGTGCCGATGGCCACCGTGGTGGGCGCGATCATCGTGATCGAGACTGCGCTGATCCTCTGGCACGGCTACGGCGCCACGACCACGCCGGTGCGCGATACGGCTGCCGCCGCTGCGCTCGGCTCCATGCCGAACACGCGACTGATCGGCCGCGTTATTTACTCGGAATACATTTTCGCGTTCGAAGTGGCGGGCCTCGTGCTGCTCGTGGCGATCATCGCCGCGATCGCGCTGACCGCGCGCCATCTCAAGACCCGCAAGCGTCAGGTGGTGTCGGAGCAAGTGCACGTGCGGCGTGAAGACCGCGTGCGCCTCGTGAAGATGCCGGCCGAGAAGGTCGCACCCGAAGCGGTTGCGGGAGAAACTGCGCCCGGCAGCAACAGCTGA
- the nuoK gene encoding NADH-quinone oxidoreductase subunit NuoK — protein MLTLAHYLVLGAILFAIAVVGIFLNRRNIIIILMAIELMLLAVNTNFVAFSHYLGDVHGQIFVFFVLTVAAAEAAIGLAILVTLFRSLDTINVEDLDQLKG, from the coding sequence ATGTTGACCCTTGCCCATTACCTCGTGCTCGGCGCGATCCTGTTCGCGATCGCTGTCGTCGGCATTTTCCTGAACCGTCGCAACATCATCATCATCCTGATGGCGATCGAGCTGATGCTGCTGGCGGTGAACACCAATTTCGTCGCGTTCTCGCATTACCTCGGCGACGTGCATGGCCAGATCTTCGTGTTCTTCGTGCTGACAGTGGCAGCGGCGGAGGCGGCGATCGGTCTCGCCATTCTGGTGACCCTGTTCCGTAGCCTCGACACGATCAACGTCGAGGACCTCGATCAGCTCAAAGGTTAA
- the nuoL gene encoding NADH-quinone oxidoreductase subunit L, whose amino-acid sequence MSTTLNENLLLAIPLAPLVGSLIAGLFGKTVGRAGAHTVTILGVAISFVLSAIVFLDVLNGASFNATIYEWMSVHGLKFEIGFLVDSLTAMMMCVVTFVSLMVHIYTIGYMAEEDGYQRFFSYISLFTFSMLMLVMSNNFLQLFFGWEAVGLVSYLLIGFYFTRESAIYANMKAFLVNRVGDFGFLLGIGLLLAFAGSLNYGEVFAKRNELAALAFPGTHWGLLTVACICLFIGAMGKSAQFPLHVWLPDSMEGPTPISALIHAATMVTAGIFMVTRMSPLFELSDAALSFITVIGAITALFMGFLGIVQNDIKRVVAYSTLSQLGYMTVALGVSAYPVGVFHLMTHAFFKALLFLGAGSVIIGMHHDQDMRNMGGLRKYMPITWITSLIGSLALIGTPFFSGFYSKDSIIDAVKLSHLPGSGFAYFAVTASVFVTALYSFRMYFMVFHGEERFRHPKDYGNGNGHGAESSAHGHEHDDHHAHVPHETPWVVWLPLVLLAIPSVVIGAIAIGPMLYGDFFQHGVAFDKVIEISSSHPALAEMAEEFHGWLDLGLHAVAGLPMWLALAGVVVAWFLYLKRPDLPAVIRSKFGPIYTLLDNKYYMDKINEVVFARGAVAIGRGLWKEGDVVVIDGVVNGSARFIGWFASVIRFLQSGYIYHYAFAMIIGMLGLLTLFVTLSGK is encoded by the coding sequence ATGTCCACGACACTCAATGAAAACCTGCTGCTGGCCATCCCGCTCGCGCCGCTTGTCGGGTCGCTGATCGCGGGTCTGTTCGGCAAGACAGTGGGGCGGGCGGGCGCCCACACGGTCACGATTCTCGGCGTCGCGATCTCGTTCGTGCTGTCCGCCATCGTGTTCCTCGACGTACTGAACGGCGCAAGCTTCAACGCGACGATCTACGAGTGGATGTCGGTGCATGGCCTGAAGTTCGAGATCGGTTTCCTCGTCGATTCGCTCACGGCGATGATGATGTGCGTGGTGACCTTCGTGTCGCTGATGGTGCACATCTACACCATCGGCTACATGGCGGAAGAAGACGGTTACCAGCGCTTCTTCTCGTATATCTCGCTGTTCACGTTCTCGATGCTGATGCTCGTCATGAGCAACAACTTCCTGCAGCTGTTCTTCGGCTGGGAAGCGGTGGGTCTCGTGTCGTACCTGCTGATCGGCTTCTACTTCACGCGTGAAAGCGCGATCTACGCCAACATGAAGGCGTTCCTCGTGAACCGCGTGGGCGACTTCGGCTTCCTGCTCGGCATCGGCCTGCTGCTCGCGTTCGCCGGCTCGCTCAACTACGGCGAGGTGTTCGCGAAGCGCAACGAACTGGCGGCACTGGCGTTCCCGGGCACGCACTGGGGTCTGCTGACCGTCGCGTGTATCTGCCTATTCATCGGCGCGATGGGTAAGTCGGCGCAGTTCCCGCTGCACGTCTGGCTGCCGGACTCGATGGAAGGCCCGACGCCTATCTCCGCGCTGATTCACGCGGCGACCATGGTGACGGCCGGCATCTTCATGGTGACGCGCATGTCGCCGCTTTTCGAACTTTCAGATGCGGCGCTCTCGTTCATCACGGTGATCGGTGCCATCACGGCGCTCTTCATGGGCTTCCTCGGCATCGTGCAGAACGACATCAAGCGCGTGGTGGCGTACTCCACGCTCTCGCAGCTCGGCTACATGACGGTCGCGCTGGGCGTGTCGGCCTACCCGGTCGGCGTGTTCCACCTGATGACGCACGCGTTCTTCAAGGCGTTGCTGTTCCTCGGCGCCGGTTCCGTGATCATCGGCATGCACCACGATCAGGACATGCGCAACATGGGTGGCCTGCGCAAGTACATGCCCATCACGTGGATTACGTCGCTGATCGGTTCGCTCGCGCTGATCGGTACGCCGTTCTTCTCGGGCTTCTATTCGAAAGACTCGATCATCGATGCGGTGAAGCTCTCGCATCTGCCGGGTTCAGGCTTCGCGTACTTCGCCGTGACGGCGAGCGTGTTCGTGACGGCGCTGTACTCGTTCCGCATGTACTTCATGGTGTTCCACGGCGAGGAGCGTTTCCGTCATCCGAAGGACTACGGCAACGGCAATGGCCACGGCGCCGAGTCGTCCGCGCATGGTCACGAGCATGACGATCATCACGCCCACGTGCCGCACGAAACGCCTTGGGTGGTGTGGTTGCCGCTCGTGCTGCTGGCGATTCCGTCGGTGGTGATCGGTGCCATCGCGATTGGTCCGATGCTGTACGGCGATTTCTTCCAGCATGGCGTGGCGTTCGACAAGGTGATCGAGATTTCGTCGAGCCACCCGGCGCTGGCCGAGATGGCCGAGGAATTCCACGGCTGGCTGGACCTTGGCCTGCACGCGGTGGCGGGGCTGCCCATGTGGCTCGCGCTGGCCGGTGTGGTGGTGGCCTGGTTCCTGTACCTGAAGCGTCCTGATCTGCCGGCAGTGATCCGCAGCAAGTTCGGCCCGATCTACACGTTGCTGGACAACAAGTACTACATGGACAAGATCAACGAAGTCGTGTTCGCGCGGGGTGCGGTGGCGATCGGCCGCGGACTCTGGAAAGAGGGCGACGTCGTGGTCATCGACGGTGTCGTCAACGGGAGCGCGCGTTTTATCGGCTGGTTCGCGAGCGTGATCCGTTTCCTCCAATCCGGCTACATCTATCACTACGCGTTTGCCATGATTATCGGCATGTTGGGGCTCCTGACCCTGTTTGTAACGCTTAGCGGCAAATAA
- a CDS encoding NADH-quinone oxidoreductase subunit M, which produces MHTYPLLSIAIWMPIVFGLVILAIGSDKNPGPARWIALVGSILSFIVTIPLFTQFDPSTAAMQFVEQSTWIERFNISYHLGVDGISMWFVVLTALITVIVVIAGWEVITKNVSQYLAAFLILSGIMVGVFSAQDGMLFYVFFEATLIPMYIIIGVWGGPNRVYAAFKFFLYTLAGSLLMLVALLYLYTQTGTFDLASWQAAKIAMTPQILLFIAFFLAFAVKVPMWPVHTWLPDAHVEAPTGGSVVLAAIMLKLGAYGFLRFSLPVTPDASHFLAPVVITLSLIAVIYIGLVAMVQADMKKLVAYSSIAHMGFVTLGFFIFSQLGVEGAIVQMISHGFVSGAMFLCIGVLYDRVHSRQIADYGGVVNTMPKFAALAMLFSMANCGLPGTSGFVGEFMVILAAVQFNFWIAFGAAFTLILGAAYTLWMYKRVYFGAVANDHVKELKDVNRREYFMLAILALLTLYMGIYPKPFTDVMHVSVDNLLSHVAQSKLPLSQ; this is translated from the coding sequence ATGCATACTTATCCGCTTCTCAGTATCGCCATCTGGATGCCGATTGTTTTCGGGCTCGTCATCCTGGCGATCGGGTCCGACAAGAATCCGGGGCCCGCGCGATGGATCGCGCTCGTGGGATCGATCCTGAGCTTCATCGTCACGATTCCGCTCTTTACGCAGTTCGACCCGAGCACCGCGGCGATGCAGTTCGTCGAGCAGTCCACCTGGATCGAACGCTTCAACATTTCGTACCACCTGGGCGTGGACGGCATCTCGATGTGGTTCGTCGTGCTGACCGCGCTTATCACGGTGATCGTCGTGATCGCCGGGTGGGAAGTGATCACGAAGAACGTCTCGCAGTACCTGGCGGCGTTCCTGATCCTCTCCGGCATCATGGTGGGCGTGTTTAGCGCGCAGGACGGCATGCTGTTCTACGTGTTCTTCGAAGCCACGCTGATCCCGATGTACATCATCATCGGCGTATGGGGCGGCCCGAACCGCGTCTACGCGGCGTTCAAGTTCTTCCTGTACACGCTGGCCGGCTCGCTTCTGATGCTCGTCGCGCTGCTGTACCTGTACACGCAGACGGGTACGTTCGACCTCGCTTCGTGGCAGGCCGCGAAGATCGCAATGACGCCGCAGATCCTGCTCTTCATTGCGTTCTTCCTCGCCTTTGCCGTGAAGGTGCCGATGTGGCCGGTGCACACGTGGCTGCCTGACGCTCACGTGGAAGCGCCTACCGGCGGTTCGGTCGTGCTGGCGGCGATCATGCTGAAGCTCGGTGCGTACGGTTTCCTGCGCTTCTCGCTGCCCGTTACGCCGGACGCGAGCCACTTCCTCGCGCCGGTCGTCATCACGCTTTCGCTGATCGCGGTGATCTACATCGGCCTCGTGGCAATGGTGCAGGCCGACATGAAGAAGCTGGTCGCGTATTCGTCGATCGCGCACATGGGCTTCGTCACGCTCGGGTTCTTCATCTTCAGCCAGCTCGGTGTGGAAGGCGCGATCGTGCAGATGATCTCGCACGGTTTCGTGTCGGGCGCCATGTTCCTGTGCATCGGCGTGCTCTACGACCGCGTGCACTCGCGTCAGATCGCGGACTACGGCGGCGTCGTGAATACGATGCCGAAGTTCGCGGCGCTCGCCATGCTGTTCTCGATGGCCAACTGCGGCTTGCCGGGTACCTCGGGTTTCGTCGGCGAATTCATGGTGATTCTCGCCGCCGTCCAGTTCAACTTCTGGATTGCCTTCGGCGCAGCATTCACGCTGATCCTCGGCGCGGCCTACACGCTGTGGATGTACAAGCGCGTCTACTTCGGCGCCGTGGCCAACGACCACGTGAAGGAACTCAAGGACGTGAACCGCCGCGAGTACTTCATGCTGGCTATCCTCGCGCTGCTGACGCTGTATATGGGCATCTATCCGAAGCCCTTTACCGATGTGATGCACGTCTCCGTGGATAACCTCCTCTCCCACGTGGCGCAGTCGAAGCTGCCGTTGTCGCAGTAA
- the nuoN gene encoding NADH-quinone oxidoreductase subunit NuoN, whose translation MQNAPMTVLLPDALLMVAVIVAWLNDTFVGDSGRRTTYFIALLSSLVAGIWFAVNAADNNVYYFFSHMYVVDAFASAMKAVVTLGFAVSIVYSRRYLEERDLFRGDFFLLGMFSLLGQLVMISGNNFLTLYLGLELMSLSLYAVIALRRSASTSNEAAMKYYVLGALASGFLLYGISMLYGATGSLDLNEVVKAIASGRINDVVLLFGVIFVVAGVAFKMGAVPFHMWVPDVYQGAPTAMTLLTGGGPKVAAFAWALRFLVMGLLPLAVDWQEMLVILAALSLIVGNITGIVQRNVKRMLAYSAISNMGFVLLGLLSGIVDGKAGGAASAYGSAMFYSIVYLITTLGTFGIVMLLTRRDFEADTLDDFKGLNQRSPVFAFVMMVMMFSLAGIPPTVGFYAKLAVLEATMNAGLTWLAVLAVITSLFGAFYYLRIVKLMYFDAPQDTTPIQSSMCNRALLALNGVAVLVLGLVPGPLMTGCLQAISHTLSL comes from the coding sequence ATGCAAAACGCACCTATGACCGTTCTGTTGCCCGACGCGCTGCTGATGGTCGCCGTCATCGTCGCGTGGCTCAACGACACGTTCGTCGGCGACAGCGGCCGGCGCACGACCTACTTCATCGCCTTGCTGTCGAGCCTCGTGGCCGGCATCTGGTTCGCGGTGAACGCGGCCGACAACAACGTCTACTACTTCTTCTCGCACATGTACGTGGTGGATGCGTTCGCCAGTGCGATGAAGGCTGTCGTGACGCTGGGTTTCGCCGTGTCGATCGTTTACTCGCGCCGCTACCTGGAAGAGCGCGACCTGTTCCGCGGCGACTTCTTCCTGCTCGGCATGTTCTCGCTGCTCGGCCAGCTGGTGATGATCTCCGGCAACAACTTCCTGACGCTGTACCTCGGTCTGGAACTGATGTCGCTGTCGCTCTACGCTGTGATCGCCCTGCGCCGCAGCGCCTCGACGTCGAACGAAGCGGCGATGAAGTACTACGTGCTGGGCGCGCTGGCGTCGGGCTTCCTGCTCTACGGCATCTCGATGCTGTACGGCGCGACGGGCTCGCTCGATCTCAACGAAGTGGTGAAGGCCATCGCTTCGGGTCGCATCAACGACGTCGTGCTGCTGTTCGGCGTGATCTTCGTCGTGGCCGGCGTGGCGTTCAAGATGGGCGCGGTGCCGTTCCACATGTGGGTGCCCGACGTGTATCAGGGCGCGCCCACGGCGATGACGCTGCTCACCGGCGGCGGCCCGAAGGTGGCCGCGTTCGCGTGGGCCTTGCGTTTCCTCGTGATGGGGCTGCTGCCCCTCGCGGTCGACTGGCAGGAAATGCTCGTGATTCTCGCCGCGCTCTCGCTGATCGTCGGCAACATCACGGGTATCGTGCAGCGTAACGTGAAGCGCATGCTCGCGTACTCGGCCATCTCGAACATGGGCTTCGTCCTGCTCGGGCTGCTCTCCGGCATCGTGGACGGCAAGGCGGGTGGGGCGGCCAGCGCCTACGGTTCGGCCATGTTCTACAGCATCGTCTACCTGATCACAACGCTGGGCACGTTCGGCATCGTGATGCTGCTCACACGCCGCGACTTCGAGGCCGACACGCTCGACGACTTCAAGGGTCTCAACCAGCGCAGCCCGGTGTTCGCGTTCGTCATGATGGTGATGATGTTCTCGCTCGCCGGCATCCCGCCGACGGTCGGCTTCTATGCGAAGCTGGCCGTGCTCGAGGCCACGATGAACGCCGGCCTCACCTGGCTCGCCGTGCTAGCCGTGATCACGTCGCTGTTCGGCGCGTTCTACTACCTGCGTATCGTCAAGCTCATGTACTTCGACGCGCCGCAGGACACCACGCCGATCCAGTCGAGCATGTGCAACCGTGCGCTGCTCGCGCTCAACGGCGTCGCCGTGCTGGTGTTGGGCCTCGTGCCGGGCCCGCTGATGACCGGTTGCCTGCAAGCCATCTCGCACACGCTCTCGCTCTGA
- a CDS encoding DUF2818 family protein, whose translation MSAAGWFIVLLALAGANLPFLNQRLFCMVPLGATKKSAWWRIGELIVLYFVVGAVGFMLEARAGNRFDQGWQFYAITFSLFIVFAFPGFAWQYLVKRH comes from the coding sequence ATGTCTGCAGCGGGCTGGTTTATCGTGTTGTTGGCGCTCGCGGGCGCCAACCTGCCTTTTCTGAACCAGCGCCTCTTCTGCATGGTCCCATTAGGGGCGACGAAGAAGAGCGCCTGGTGGCGGATCGGCGAATTGATCGTGCTTTATTTCGTGGTTGGCGCAGTCGGCTTCATGCTCGAAGCGCGCGCGGGTAATCGCTTCGATCAGGGCTGGCAGTTCTACGCCATCACGTTCAGCCTTTTCATCGTCTTCGCCTTTCCAGGCTTCGCCTGGCAGTATCTCGTCAAACGACACTGA